A stretch of Paludisphaera borealis DNA encodes these proteins:
- a CDS encoding helix-turn-helix domain-containing protein translates to MASYFFRVEHDLLRSDAFRSLGGSAIKVYLVIGLFSDFGTDWGYPSTRTIARQSGLSRQTVIDAVKELIEAGLLVASKSKGRSTAYRVLRQPAPEHRPTGPRKTTKTRKTAATGPTRPDSLDGSPETGPGSLVDPLETGPKSLVGAVQFLDRAGREAGPKLETGTKEDTASVPIPGTPFRLSAEGRLLVAVDLHELLTNQGIPENLAHRLVTQKDPEAVAKVLLNAFYLQSQGKLQNGPGYIRAGIEDGYDLLPQVATRLEGRRRELQARLRDIENQTRQSREVDARESQEAAVAYVLERLHPDELQRLTAAALSALPEPIVKRNPTLSNPFVRGKVYELACGDPVE, encoded by the coding sequence ATGGCATCGTATTTCTTCAGGGTCGAGCACGATCTGCTCCGGTCCGACGCCTTTCGGTCGCTCGGCGGTTCGGCGATCAAGGTCTATCTGGTGATCGGGCTGTTCTCCGACTTCGGCACCGACTGGGGATACCCGAGCACGCGGACGATCGCCCGCCAGTCGGGCCTGAGTCGGCAGACGGTCATCGACGCCGTCAAGGAGTTGATCGAGGCGGGGCTCCTGGTCGCCAGCAAGTCGAAGGGGCGGTCCACGGCGTACCGGGTCCTTCGCCAGCCCGCGCCCGAGCACCGGCCGACGGGCCCTCGCAAGACGACCAAAACCCGAAAGACCGCCGCGACCGGACCAACCAGACCAGATTCCTTAGATGGGAGCCCGGAAACTGGTCCAGGATCTTTAGTTGACCCCCTCGAAACCGGCCCAAAATCTTTAGTTGGCGCGGTCCAGTTTCTGGACCGGGCCGGCCGTGAGGCTGGGCCCAAACTAGAGACAGGAACGAAAGAAGACACAGCATCGGTCCCGATTCCGGGAACGCCGTTCCGTTTGAGCGCCGAGGGACGGCTCCTTGTTGCTGTTGATTTACACGAGTTGTTGACGAATCAGGGAATCCCCGAAAACCTCGCGCACCGCTTAGTTACGCAGAAAGATCCCGAGGCCGTGGCGAAGGTTTTGCTCAACGCCTTCTACCTTCAAAGCCAGGGTAAGCTGCAAAACGGCCCCGGCTACATCCGCGCGGGGATCGAGGACGGCTACGATCTGCTTCCCCAGGTCGCCACCCGTCTAGAAGGACGTCGTCGGGAGCTTCAAGCCCGGCTTCGCGACATCGAGAATCAGACGCGTCAGTCGCGCGAGGTCGACGCCCGCGAGTCGCAGGAAGCGGCCGTCGCGTATGTGCTCGAACGGCTGCATCCCGATGAGCTGCAACGGCTTACCGCCGCCGCCCTGTCCGCCCTCCCCGAACCCATCGTGAAGCGGAACCCGACCCTCTCCAACCCCTTCGTCCGGGGCAAGGTCTACGAGCTGGCGTGCGGCGATCCGGTTGAGTAA
- a CDS encoding ParB N-terminal domain-containing protein, translating into MLSSTRSTSVLPIRSASPDESSWDLIDVQDIDRNQFSLSIYGDPDAQTDSLIDGIREHGILDPLVVAPGRVRGRWEVVSGHRRLACACELGFASVPCVIREFATEAERRSAVLEFNRYRRKSFSQLMREADAIEEIWSTDARDRSLSNLKSRPAKPSRSTDWDFQFDDHPSWSDKVESLALDDADADRRNSDDREPQPEPAAASKSRGRGRGRTDSAIAARIGLGGKDLYRQARAVWKKAQEGDARAIAGVAQLDAETKTIHAAYKDLRRRDQFGRDFRPTPYDVWAFRHDRAFGIPYPGSIPPAVVAHALFYFTTPGALVVDPMAGGGTVVDVAQAMGRRCVASDLDPSRPEIRAHDVRQGFLPEAQGCDLVFCDPPYYSMLARKYHKDGVGSAPLDDWTRFLEQLARDAFAALRPGGYFTLLLASQTEKDLPRGFGYIDHTFLGYRAGTDAGFLPERRISCPMNGNYLPQQVRRARVEGRLLGQVRDLLVMRKPHDHHEPASDIPQPQSAVTGLAERSLLKHQDAAACHPSYTITTCQIGICHIGTRQ; encoded by the coding sequence ATGCTCTCCTCCACACGCTCAACCTCCGTCCTTCCCATCCGTTCCGCTTCCCCCGACGAATCCTCCTGGGACCTCATCGACGTCCAGGATATCGACCGAAACCAATTTAGTTTATCGATTTACGGCGACCCAGACGCGCAGACCGACAGCCTGATCGACGGCATCCGCGAGCACGGAATCCTAGATCCCCTGGTCGTCGCGCCGGGCCGCGTCCGGGGCAGGTGGGAGGTCGTTTCGGGGCATCGTCGGCTGGCCTGCGCGTGCGAGCTGGGCTTCGCGAGCGTCCCCTGCGTGATCCGCGAGTTCGCGACCGAGGCCGAGCGCCGGTCGGCCGTCCTCGAATTCAACCGCTATCGCCGCAAGTCGTTCAGCCAGTTGATGCGCGAGGCCGACGCGATCGAAGAGATCTGGTCGACCGACGCCCGTGATCGCAGCCTGAGCAACCTCAAGAGCCGACCCGCCAAGCCGTCCCGGTCGACCGACTGGGATTTCCAGTTCGACGACCACCCCTCATGGAGCGACAAGGTCGAAAGCCTCGCCCTCGACGACGCCGACGCCGACCGTCGGAATTCCGACGATCGAGAACCCCAGCCGGAGCCGGCCGCCGCCTCGAAGTCGCGTGGTCGCGGTCGCGGACGCACCGACTCCGCGATCGCCGCCCGGATCGGGCTGGGGGGCAAGGACCTGTACCGCCAGGCCCGCGCGGTCTGGAAGAAGGCCCAGGAGGGAGACGCCCGGGCGATCGCCGGGGTCGCCCAGCTCGACGCCGAGACCAAGACCATCCACGCGGCCTACAAGGATCTGCGGCGTCGCGATCAGTTCGGCCGCGACTTCCGCCCGACCCCCTACGACGTCTGGGCCTTCCGCCACGACCGAGCCTTCGGCATCCCCTACCCAGGGTCGATCCCCCCCGCCGTCGTCGCCCACGCCCTCTTCTACTTCACCACCCCCGGCGCCCTGGTCGTCGACCCGATGGCCGGCGGCGGGACCGTGGTCGACGTCGCCCAGGCCATGGGAAGACGCTGCGTGGCCTCCGATCTCGACCCCAGCCGCCCCGAAATCCGGGCCCACGACGTCCGCCAGGGATTCCTCCCCGAAGCCCAAGGTTGCGACCTCGTCTTCTGCGATCCGCCGTACTACTCGATGCTCGCCCGGAAGTACCACAAGGACGGCGTCGGCTCGGCCCCCCTCGACGACTGGACCCGGTTCCTCGAACAGCTCGCCCGCGACGCCTTCGCCGCCCTCCGCCCCGGCGGCTACTTCACGCTTTTATTGGCGTCCCAGACCGAGAAGGACCTGCCCCGAGGCTTTGGCTATATTGATCACACTTTCCTCGGCTACCGCGCCGGGACCGACGCCGGCTTCCTCCCCGAGCGGCGGATCAGTTGCCCGATGAACGGCAACTACCTCCCGCAGCAGGTCCGCCGCGCCCGGGTCGAAGGGCGGCTGCTCGGCCAGGTCCGGGATCTCCTCGTGATGCGCAAGCCCCACGATCACCATGAACCGGCCAGCGACATCCCGCAACCGCAATCGGCAGTCACCGGACTAGCCGAACGATCGCTCCTGAAGCACCAAGATGCGGCCGCCTGCCATCCCTCATACACAATCACGACATGCCAAATCGGCATCTGCCACATTGGCACTCGCCAATAA
- a CDS encoding glycosyltransferase family 2 protein gives MTPIPGGRPHFTEGWGQDGPRTWRRDDPSVVDPSGAGFPVMSVVVPARNEAESLPQLVGEIASALRPLCADCEDRRFRLGGFEILIVNDGSTDRTPEVLEGLRAAYPELREVRLRTNVGQSGATAAGFRAAQGAWIATLDADLQNDPADLEALWRKLPGHDVALGWRVKRRDTWFRRVVSRWANRVRNAVLGQSIRDTGCSVRIFPRQLALRLPLFHGSHRFLGPLLIREGARVVQSAVNHRARPHGSSHYNFRNRSFRVVVDLLGVSWLMRRPLRYEVVSAESPAVDHHRAETSVRRYAEDRA, from the coding sequence GTGACGCCGATTCCAGGGGGGAGACCCCACTTCACTGAAGGCTGGGGACAGGACGGTCCCCGGACGTGGCGGCGCGACGACCCTTCCGTGGTCGACCCGTCGGGCGCTGGCTTTCCGGTCATGTCGGTGGTCGTTCCGGCCAGGAACGAGGCCGAAAGCCTGCCGCAGCTCGTCGGCGAGATAGCATCGGCCCTGCGGCCGCTGTGCGCCGACTGCGAGGATCGGCGGTTCCGCCTGGGAGGGTTCGAGATCCTGATCGTCAACGACGGCTCGACCGACCGGACGCCGGAGGTCCTTGAGGGGCTGCGCGCGGCGTATCCCGAGCTGCGCGAGGTCAGGCTGCGGACGAACGTCGGGCAGTCGGGGGCGACGGCGGCGGGTTTTCGGGCTGCGCAAGGGGCGTGGATCGCCACACTCGACGCTGACTTGCAGAACGATCCCGCCGATCTGGAAGCCTTGTGGCGGAAGCTGCCCGGGCACGACGTCGCGCTCGGCTGGCGGGTGAAGCGGCGGGATACGTGGTTCCGGCGGGTGGTGAGCCGGTGGGCGAACCGGGTTCGGAACGCGGTGCTCGGCCAGTCGATCCGCGACACCGGGTGCTCGGTGCGGATCTTTCCGCGCCAGCTGGCGTTACGGCTGCCGCTGTTCCACGGCTCGCACCGGTTTCTTGGGCCGTTGTTGATTCGCGAAGGGGCGAGAGTCGTCCAGTCGGCCGTCAATCATCGCGCGCGGCCGCATGGAAGCTCGCACTACAATTTCCGGAACCGGTCGTTCCGGGTGGTCGTCGACCTGCTGGGCGTCTCGTGGTTGATGCGTCGCCCGTTGCGGTATGAGGTAGTCTCGGCCGAGTCGCCCGCCGTCGACCATCACCGCGCGGAGACGTCCGTCAGGCGATACGCCGAAGACCGCGCCTGA
- a CDS encoding lipid-A-disaccharide synthase N-terminal domain-containing protein: MSSFSFWLTVGFVGQGFFTARFLVQWLASEKERAVVVPSAFWWLSIVGGAALLSYAVHRRDPVIIVGQSMGLFVYARNLMLEEKRRKRAGRARGAFGPPAPHFHAVDRGEHEVSLATRGPRDDRADGSARM; this comes from the coding sequence ATGTCGAGTTTTTCGTTCTGGCTGACGGTCGGCTTTGTAGGTCAGGGCTTTTTCACGGCGCGGTTCCTCGTGCAGTGGCTGGCTTCCGAGAAGGAACGCGCCGTGGTGGTGCCTTCGGCCTTCTGGTGGCTCAGCATTGTGGGGGGGGCCGCCCTGCTCTCCTACGCCGTTCACCGACGCGATCCGGTCATCATCGTGGGCCAGTCGATGGGGCTGTTCGTCTACGCGCGGAACCTGATGCTGGAGGAGAAGAGGCGGAAGCGGGCCGGTCGCGCCAGGGGGGCGTTTGGTCCGCCCGCTCCGCATTTCCACGCCGTCGATCGCGGCGAGCACGAAGTCTCCCTTGCAACGAGGGGGCCGCGCGACGATCGCGCCGACGGATCGGCGCGGATGTAG
- a CDS encoding Ig-like domain-containing protein translates to MLDRVFRSLRERRRARARRERASLRPLVRDVLEPRVVLSGLTGASDVAMLSATTTDSQGVTVEYQIGATAGASQPLEFGVYRSADAQFDASDVLLGSWTADAGLSDAAAGSHQVTIPVAGGLPIDTARPYVLVVANPNDAGATTDPGRTASFRTYVIGVVSHGGLVHTSWKYAPPWALQTAKLMQWQGYDAAFPFNWASDSRTAGRAARQGPKLARQINAIAEQFPASAVVDLHVIGHSEGAMVNSLALSTLAKSAAPQLQRGFVQDTMLDPHAANNNSPGQLSASNTIMGAIARVVTTSFQADADDPAVFVPANVDETEVFYQHTLAKNTHGGDYNLWGQVPVPNLSAHPIHYYNLTATGASHSGLYGVQLWYRNFVATTLHNQAPLVEALRLEGGIVNASPSPEVPTSRVQELRQANWGAVQTIDGDQPTFSGTAAPGSTLRLYVGPTGDLTKVGLLGTATAGDDGTWTVTTHRPLPDGRYRAVVMAYSRALHTRPAYAVVPMAPMGRFVIGKD, encoded by the coding sequence ATGCTTGATCGCGTCTTCCGATCGTTGCGAGAGCGCCGCCGGGCCCGGGCGAGACGAGAGCGAGCTTCGCTGCGCCCGCTCGTCCGCGACGTGCTGGAGCCGCGCGTGGTCCTGAGCGGGCTGACCGGGGCGTCGGACGTCGCGATGCTGTCGGCCACGACGACCGATTCGCAAGGGGTGACGGTCGAGTACCAGATCGGGGCGACGGCCGGAGCCTCGCAGCCACTTGAGTTCGGCGTCTACCGTTCAGCGGACGCGCAGTTCGACGCCTCCGACGTCTTGCTCGGCTCGTGGACGGCCGACGCCGGCTTGTCGGACGCGGCGGCGGGCTCGCACCAGGTGACGATCCCCGTGGCCGGCGGCCTGCCGATCGACACGGCGAGGCCGTACGTGCTGGTCGTCGCGAACCCGAACGACGCCGGGGCGACGACCGACCCGGGCCGGACCGCCTCGTTCCGCACGTACGTGATCGGGGTCGTGTCGCACGGCGGACTCGTCCACACGAGCTGGAAGTACGCTCCCCCTTGGGCCCTCCAGACGGCGAAGCTGATGCAGTGGCAGGGCTACGACGCGGCGTTCCCGTTCAACTGGGCGAGCGACAGCCGCACGGCGGGGCGAGCCGCGCGGCAGGGGCCGAAGCTGGCCCGGCAGATCAACGCCATCGCCGAGCAGTTCCCCGCGTCGGCGGTCGTCGACCTGCACGTGATCGGCCACAGCGAAGGGGCGATGGTCAACAGCCTGGCTCTGTCGACGCTGGCGAAGTCGGCCGCGCCTCAGTTGCAGAGGGGCTTCGTCCAGGACACGATGCTCGACCCGCACGCCGCCAACAACAATTCGCCGGGTCAGCTCAGCGCGTCGAACACGATCATGGGCGCGATCGCCAGGGTCGTCACCACCAGCTTCCAGGCCGACGCCGACGATCCGGCCGTGTTCGTGCCGGCCAACGTCGATGAGACCGAGGTCTTCTACCAGCACACGCTGGCGAAGAACACCCACGGGGGCGACTACAACCTCTGGGGCCAGGTGCCGGTCCCCAACCTCAGCGCCCATCCGATCCACTACTACAACTTGACGGCGACCGGGGCGTCGCATTCGGGGCTGTACGGCGTGCAGCTCTGGTATCGCAACTTCGTCGCGACGACCCTCCACAACCAGGCGCCGCTGGTCGAGGCGCTCCGGCTGGAAGGTGGGATCGTCAATGCCTCGCCCTCGCCGGAAGTTCCGACGAGCCGCGTCCAGGAGCTTCGCCAGGCGAACTGGGGAGCCGTTCAGACCATCGACGGCGACCAGCCCACGTTCTCCGGCACGGCCGCGCCGGGCTCGACGTTGCGGCTCTACGTCGGCCCGACCGGCGACCTGACCAAGGTCGGCCTCCTGGGAACCGCCACGGCCGGCGACGACGGGACCTGGACTGTCACGACCCACCGCCCCCTGCCCGACGGCCGCTACCGCGCCGTCGTCATGGCCTACTCGCGAGCCCTCCACACCCGCCCCGCGTACGCCGTCGTCCCCATGGCCCCGATGGGCCGATTCGTGATCGGGAAGGATTAG